From the genome of Anaplasma ovis str. Haibei, one region includes:
- a CDS encoding ribonuclease D, with the protein MAVFVHSNDLPDGLDLGGIIAVDTETMGLVCRRDRVCLVQLSSGDGDAHLVKFSGDYSAPNLRRIISNQDIMKIFHFARFDVAAIRHCFGMWAIPCYCTKIASRLVRTYTNHHGLKDLCYELLGVKISKAQQSSDWGREVLTSEQLSYAAADVIYLHDIKKKLDMMLEREDKQELAESCFKFIPARAELDLLGWDGVDIFSHQTQL; encoded by the coding sequence ATGGCTGTGTTCGTGCATAGCAATGATTTGCCGGACGGTCTTGATCTGGGTGGCATTATTGCCGTAGATACCGAGACCATGGGTCTTGTTTGTAGACGTGATAGAGTGTGTTTGGTGCAGCTGTCTTCTGGCGACGGAGACGCGCATCTCGTCAAGTTTTCTGGTGATTATAGCGCGCCTAATCTGCGGCGCATTATCTCAAATCAGGATATCATGAAAATATTCCATTTTGCCCGGTTTGACGTGGCCGCGATACGTCACTGTTTTGGGATGTGGGCGATACCCTGTTATTGTACAAAGATTGCGTCAAGGTTGGTTAGAACCTACACCAACCATCATGGGCTCAAGGATCTGTGTTACGAACTTCTGGGGGTCAAAATCAGCAAAGCGCAGCAATCCTCTGATTGGGGAAGAGAGGTGCTTACTTCCGAGCAACTCAGTTACGCAGCGGCTGACGTTATATATCTGCATGATATTAAGAAGAAACTTGATATGATGCTTGAGCGCGAAGATAAGCAGGAACTCGCCGAATCCTGCTTCAAATTTATTCCTGCAAGAGCAGAGTTGGATTTGTTAGGCTGGGATGGTGTAGATATTTTCAGCCACCAGACGCAACTTTAG
- the glmS gene encoding glutamine--fructose-6-phosphate transaminase (isomerizing) has protein sequence MCGVLGVVSSCQAVPLLLCGLRQLEYRGYDSCGIAVLDRDIQVRRSCGKVATLSELVSSEGGALRGNVGIAHTRWATHGVPKVENAHPICVGKVAVVHNGVVENYPSIRERLEGSGSRFSTDTDTEVIPHLVESLLQAGLSPRHAVRKALEEIEGNFAVIFMLAGYNSLLATCRMLPIVVGQGPYANLVSSDEYVLSKYAQRICYLKDNHIAEISLNDVKIYNESDEALNYETILIRTPNTNTDKAPYDHFMLKEIHEQPGVIRNTINQFISCESVEFACDANLFKSLTHLTIVGSGSSYMAGLIAKYWLESIANIRVLLSIASEFRYHRMQISENDVFLFISQSGETADTLAALRHAKRQNGTVISLTNVPRNSMENISDIALKILAGPEVGVASTKTFSAQLAVLACFSLWLAKVRCVVAQSTYKQLFEALQCMAQHASEALVTSIEPVADLILHYNRVIIMGRGTCYGVALEAALKIRELSYIHTIGIASGELKHGSIALVDESLPVVAIAPYNETFTKNLVSIQEVSARKGMVVAFTDGKGARKLKHLCKAIVELPETNAFSLPIVYTIAAQLLAYRIAVKKGLDADQPRNLAKSVTVE, from the coding sequence ATGTGTGGTGTGTTAGGAGTCGTTAGCAGTTGTCAGGCAGTTCCTCTGCTGCTATGTGGCCTGCGCCAGCTCGAGTATAGGGGGTATGACTCGTGCGGAATTGCGGTTCTAGACCGTGACATTCAGGTAAGGCGTTCATGCGGTAAGGTTGCCACGCTCAGCGAATTGGTGTCTTCAGAGGGGGGCGCTCTACGGGGCAATGTTGGTATAGCGCACACCAGGTGGGCTACGCACGGGGTTCCGAAGGTTGAAAATGCGCATCCGATATGCGTGGGCAAGGTGGCAGTAGTTCACAACGGAGTCGTTGAGAACTATCCGTCTATCAGGGAACGTCTTGAGGGCAGTGGCAGCAGGTTCTCCACTGATACTGACACGGAAGTCATACCCCACCTGGTCGAGTCTTTGCTGCAAGCCGGATTGTCCCCAAGACATGCAGTCCGGAAAGCGTTGGAAGAGATAGAAGGCAATTTTGCAGTAATATTCATGTTAGCGGGATACAACAGTTTGTTGGCAACCTGCAGAATGCTGCCTATAGTCGTCGGCCAAGGCCCATATGCAAACCTGGTATCCTCAGACGAATATGTCTTGAGTAAATATGCACAGAGGATTTGTTATCTGAAGGACAATCACATAGCCGAAATTTCGCTCAATGACGTCAAGATCTATAACGAGAGTGATGAGGCACTTAACTACGAAACAATACTCATCCGCACGCCCAACACAAACACCGACAAGGCGCCGTACGACCATTTCATGCTGAAGGAGATACACGAACAACCCGGTGTGATACGCAATACAATAAACCAGTTTATCAGTTGTGAAAGCGTCGAGTTCGCATGTGACGCGAACCTGTTTAAATCCTTGACCCATTTGACAATAGTGGGGAGCGGATCATCTTACATGGCCGGCCTGATCGCAAAATACTGGTTGGAAAGCATAGCAAACATCAGGGTGCTGTTAAGTATAGCATCGGAGTTTCGCTACCATCGCATGCAGATATCGGAAAACGACGTGTTCTTGTTCATATCCCAATCCGGGGAAACCGCTGATACACTGGCAGCTTTACGCCATGCAAAAAGGCAAAATGGCACAGTCATTAGCTTGACGAACGTCCCGCGAAACAGCATGGAGAATATATCAGATATTGCCCTCAAGATCCTCGCAGGACCGGAAGTTGGTGTCGCATCAACCAAAACTTTCTCTGCACAATTGGCAGTGCTTGCATGCTTCTCTTTGTGGCTTGCAAAAGTTAGGTGTGTTGTGGCACAGAGCACCTACAAGCAGTTGTTTGAGGCACTTCAGTGCATGGCACAACACGCGTCGGAGGCCCTTGTAACCTCCATAGAACCCGTAGCTGATCTCATATTGCACTACAACCGCGTAATAATAATGGGTAGAGGAACCTGCTACGGAGTTGCGCTGGAAGCCGCACTAAAAATTAGGGAATTGTCCTACATCCACACCATAGGTATCGCGTCTGGAGAGCTTAAGCATGGTTCCATAGCACTTGTGGATGAATCTCTTCCCGTCGTAGCAATTGCGCCATACAACGAGACGTTCACCAAAAACCTGGTTAGCATACAGGAGGTGTCAGCAAGGAAGGGTATGGTTGTAGCCTTCACAGACGGAAAGGGGGCACGGAAGCTCAAGCATCTGTGTAAAGCAATAGTAGAACTGCCCGAGACAAACGCCTTCTCCCTGCCTATAGTATATACGATAGCCGCACAACTTCTGGCGTACAGAATTGCAGTAAAGAAGGGGTTGGATGCGGACCAGCCCCGTAACTTAGCAAAATCAGTCACCGTAGAGTAA
- the dnaN gene encoding DNA polymerase III subunit beta: MVLMDTKVGGGLECSISREDLLQSLAYVSSVIERRNSIAVLSCVRLEAKDGVVELSSTDLDISIEARVNAGVVSDGVAVASAQLLYDIVRKLSGDCSVSFKMSNGRLLVECGNAKFFLHVVAPEKFPAIEGGEVDCGFDVQAPHLAELLNKTKFSMSVEESRYNLRGVYMHVAEDMLCCVATDGHRLSLAKINRPDGLQPNVGVIVPRKTVNELLKIISGGGDASQVVSVSISQRKICFRYRGYFMVSKVVDGVFPDYLSIIPQERGASVSMDACSLLSAVDRVSVVVFDKVKAIKLSFTRGKLTLSSASSDQGDAREELEVDYKGGEVTIGLNARYLIEVLGCMKGACEIVFQDGNAAVLIQDKEPGGSLHIIMPMRI, encoded by the coding sequence ATGGTGCTTATGGATACCAAAGTGGGTGGTGGGTTGGAGTGCAGTATAAGCAGAGAGGATTTGCTGCAGTCCTTGGCCTACGTCAGCAGCGTTATAGAGAGGCGCAACAGTATAGCGGTGCTGTCGTGCGTAAGGTTAGAAGCCAAAGACGGTGTTGTTGAGCTGTCTTCGACTGATCTTGATATCTCAATAGAGGCACGTGTTAACGCCGGTGTCGTGAGTGATGGGGTCGCGGTTGCTTCTGCTCAGTTGTTGTATGACATTGTAAGGAAGCTTTCGGGTGACTGCTCGGTGAGCTTCAAGATGAGCAACGGGCGATTGCTCGTTGAGTGCGGAAATGCAAAATTCTTTCTCCACGTTGTGGCACCGGAGAAGTTTCCCGCAATTGAGGGTGGTGAGGTTGACTGCGGTTTTGATGTGCAGGCACCTCATCTTGCTGAATTGCTAAACAAGACAAAGTTTTCCATGTCCGTTGAGGAGAGTAGGTACAACCTCAGGGGCGTGTACATGCACGTTGCGGAAGATATGCTGTGCTGCGTGGCAACTGATGGGCATCGCTTATCACTAGCGAAAATTAACAGGCCGGACGGCTTGCAACCCAATGTTGGTGTTATTGTGCCAAGAAAAACGGTGAACGAGCTTTTGAAGATAATAAGCGGTGGGGGTGATGCGTCCCAAGTTGTGTCTGTAAGCATCTCGCAACGCAAGATATGCTTCAGATACAGGGGGTACTTTATGGTATCCAAGGTTGTTGACGGGGTGTTCCCTGATTATTTATCCATAATTCCGCAAGAGAGGGGTGCTAGCGTGTCTATGGATGCGTGCTCTCTTCTAAGTGCTGTGGACCGCGTTTCCGTAGTGGTTTTTGATAAGGTCAAGGCCATAAAGCTGTCGTTCACTCGCGGTAAGCTCACTCTCAGCTCCGCATCGTCTGACCAGGGTGATGCCAGAGAAGAACTTGAAGTAGATTATAAGGGCGGCGAAGTTACTATTGGGCTCAATGCCAGGTATCTCATTGAGGTATTGGGTTGCATGAAGGGGGCGTGTGAGATCGTGTTTCAAGATGGTAACGCTGCTGTACTGATTCAAGATAAAGAACCCGGTGGTTCCTTGCACATAATAATGCCCATGAGAATATGA
- a CDS encoding outer membrane protein assembly factor BamD, giving the protein MAPRTGFLCAVLVALSIFCVTPPVVAAPFTEEGVHKLYEDGLRLFHEGQYKKAVAVFDKIEALYPFSQMAIDGSLVAAVAHYELGNYAESASLAEGYIDSYPSSKSIDYAYYVRILAKYMQIPDLGLDQGIALEVRNLAYEFVRMFPNSRHLGEVSERLAAVKQHLAAREFMIGKFYLRRGGYIAAIKRFRSLISAYPDSAYTNEGLYRLMEAYTALGDHKSAAAYLSKLDESNIWRARAERLLGGEDHAQAGREGTSIEEEGDNQGESAVPTPSGNADVGEETVEDAQREESL; this is encoded by the coding sequence GTGGCTCCTCGTACTGGCTTTTTGTGCGCTGTTTTGGTTGCTCTGTCCATTTTCTGTGTTACGCCCCCCGTTGTCGCTGCGCCCTTCACTGAAGAAGGGGTACATAAGCTCTACGAAGACGGTCTCAGGCTGTTCCATGAAGGGCAGTATAAGAAGGCTGTAGCGGTCTTTGACAAGATAGAAGCTCTATATCCGTTTTCGCAAATGGCGATAGACGGCAGTTTAGTTGCTGCGGTGGCGCATTATGAGCTCGGTAACTACGCTGAGTCTGCCTCTCTTGCGGAGGGCTATATTGATTCCTACCCTAGTAGTAAGAGTATAGACTACGCTTACTACGTCAGGATTCTAGCTAAGTACATGCAGATACCCGATCTTGGGTTAGATCAGGGAATTGCCCTAGAAGTTAGGAACCTTGCTTACGAGTTTGTGCGCATGTTTCCCAACTCGCGCCACCTGGGCGAGGTTTCCGAAAGGCTTGCTGCCGTGAAACAACACTTGGCCGCTAGGGAATTCATGATTGGTAAGTTTTACCTCAGGCGAGGGGGATATATAGCCGCAATCAAGAGGTTCAGATCTCTGATATCTGCATATCCAGATTCAGCGTACACTAACGAAGGGTTGTACCGGTTGATGGAGGCATACACAGCTTTGGGGGACCACAAATCGGCGGCTGCGTACCTCTCTAAATTAGACGAAAGCAACATATGGCGCGCTAGAGCTGAGCGCCTATTGGGCGGAGAGGACCATGCGCAAGCCGGGCGGGAAGGAACCTCAATTGAAGAGGAGGGAGATAATCAGGGAGAGAGCGCTGTGCCCACTCCCTCTGGCAATGCTGATGTCGGAGAGGAAACTGTGGAGGATGCGCAGAGAGAAGAATCACTGTAA
- the cyoE gene encoding heme o synthase, whose protein sequence is MTATFIEASREKSPVALSSVGDYIQLLKPRIMCLVVFTAITGMLIAPGTIHPLIGLVSTVCVAIGAGAAGAFNMWYDSDIDAIMDRTKGRPIPAGKIRREQALECGMVLATLSVFVMAIAVNHVSALLLAGSIVSYAVVYTMLLKRRTPQNIVIGGIAGAFPPVIGWASVSGALSLESLSLFAIIFTWTPPHFWAIALLTSEEYKKANVPMLPVYCIHKTRAHILLYSIILAVVAATPGLFVKNPILYETLATGLSATFIAYAVAVFREKGQPSHRTCMGLFKYSIYYLFLLFATVIACGH, encoded by the coding sequence ATGACAGCAACTTTTATCGAGGCCTCCCGAGAGAAAAGCCCCGTGGCTCTTTCCTCAGTTGGTGACTACATTCAGCTGCTCAAGCCCAGAATAATGTGTTTGGTGGTGTTTACTGCAATAACCGGAATGCTAATCGCACCGGGAACTATTCACCCACTAATAGGGCTTGTATCCACAGTGTGCGTGGCCATAGGTGCGGGAGCAGCTGGTGCGTTTAATATGTGGTACGATAGCGACATCGACGCGATTATGGACCGTACCAAAGGTCGACCTATACCTGCAGGTAAAATTCGTAGGGAACAAGCATTGGAGTGCGGCATGGTGCTTGCTACGCTATCGGTGTTTGTTATGGCAATAGCGGTGAACCATGTATCTGCGCTCCTTCTAGCGGGAAGCATTGTTTCTTATGCAGTAGTTTATACAATGCTACTGAAAAGGCGCACACCGCAGAATATAGTAATTGGCGGCATCGCGGGCGCTTTCCCACCAGTAATAGGCTGGGCTTCGGTTTCCGGAGCGCTATCACTTGAGAGCTTGTCTTTGTTTGCAATAATATTCACGTGGACACCTCCGCACTTTTGGGCCATTGCCCTACTCACTTCAGAGGAATACAAAAAAGCAAACGTTCCCATGTTGCCTGTGTATTGCATACACAAAACCAGAGCGCACATACTGTTGTATAGTATAATCCTTGCGGTCGTGGCAGCAACGCCGGGCTTGTTTGTGAAAAACCCTATCCTATATGAAACTTTGGCAACCGGCTTGAGTGCGACGTTTATCGCCTACGCCGTTGCTGTGTTCCGGGAAAAGGGGCAGCCGTCACATCGGACATGCATGGGGCTGTTTAAATATTCTATATATTACCTGTTTCTACTGTTTGCCACAGTGATAGCTTGCGGGCACTAG
- the purD gene encoding phosphoribosylamine--glycine ligase has product MNVLVVGSGGREHALLDCLSCSPMLTRLFVAPGREAMADLATLVDVDVTNFIEVAQVCKREKIDLVVVGPELPLISGLSDALTDEGIFVFGPSRAASRLEASKGFTKELCARYNIPTAKHGYFMDIGSAKQFVKRSKLPLVVKADGPAQGKGVVICHTLEETYDALDAMLVQGKFGKAGEAVVVEEFLDGKEISFLTLIDGTNPVVLGAVQDYKPVYDGNKGPNTGGMGAYSTPGIITEEMEHLIVQRIIYPTIKAMFNMGIQFRGLLFAGIMIKKNEPKLLEYNVRFGDPETQAMLPRLDSDLLKLMSLAAKGRLGSEVVSLNRKSVVCVVVASKGYPGPYESGSVIGGLDEVARSSSVKVFHAGTKRVGNNWVSAGGRVLNIVAEADDLATAKHQAYAALDLLDWPGGMYRYDIGACE; this is encoded by the coding sequence ATGAATGTTCTGGTTGTCGGCTCCGGGGGTAGGGAGCATGCCCTGTTGGACTGCCTGAGCTGTTCCCCCATGTTAACTCGTCTGTTTGTTGCCCCTGGGCGCGAAGCCATGGCGGACTTAGCAACTTTGGTAGACGTAGATGTAACCAACTTTATTGAGGTTGCGCAGGTCTGCAAGCGCGAGAAAATAGACCTAGTTGTTGTTGGTCCTGAGTTACCGCTGATTAGTGGGCTGTCCGACGCGCTCACTGATGAGGGTATTTTTGTTTTTGGCCCATCCAGAGCCGCATCCAGGCTTGAGGCCTCCAAGGGGTTTACCAAAGAGCTGTGCGCCCGTTACAACATCCCCACGGCGAAGCACGGGTATTTTATGGATATCGGCTCCGCCAAGCAGTTCGTAAAGAGAAGTAAGCTGCCACTAGTGGTAAAGGCTGACGGGCCTGCTCAGGGAAAGGGCGTTGTAATATGCCACACCCTGGAGGAAACTTATGATGCATTAGACGCCATGCTTGTGCAGGGCAAGTTCGGCAAAGCTGGCGAGGCAGTTGTGGTGGAGGAGTTCCTGGACGGCAAGGAGATCAGCTTCCTCACCTTGATAGATGGCACCAACCCAGTGGTGCTCGGAGCTGTGCAGGATTACAAGCCTGTGTATGACGGGAACAAAGGGCCAAATACCGGAGGTATGGGAGCATATTCAACTCCGGGAATCATAACTGAAGAGATGGAACACTTGATAGTGCAGAGGATAATATATCCAACCATCAAGGCCATGTTTAACATGGGAATACAATTCAGGGGGTTACTGTTTGCTGGCATAATGATCAAAAAGAACGAGCCCAAGCTTTTGGAATATAACGTTAGGTTTGGAGACCCAGAAACGCAGGCAATGTTGCCTAGATTGGATTCAGATCTGCTGAAACTCATGTCCCTAGCGGCAAAAGGTAGGTTGGGCAGCGAGGTAGTTTCTCTCAATCGCAAATCGGTTGTCTGTGTAGTCGTGGCCAGCAAGGGCTATCCGGGGCCTTATGAATCTGGCTCCGTAATAGGTGGGCTGGACGAGGTTGCCAGGTCTTCTAGCGTCAAAGTTTTTCACGCAGGTACAAAGCGGGTTGGAAATAACTGGGTTTCTGCCGGCGGTAGGGTTTTGAATATAGTGGCCGAAGCGGATGACTTGGCCACCGCTAAGCATCAGGCCTACGCAGCCTTAGATTTATTAGACTGGCCTGGCGGCATGTATAGATATGACATAGGCGCCTGTGAATAG
- the yajC gene encoding preprotein translocase subunit YajC codes for MLLFPSALFAATAAAPAPTAGLGASIAGFAPLVFIFLIFYFLVIRPQQKKLREHNKLLDSIKKGDKVIASGGLLGTVTKVDASNGHLHIEVATGVEVRVLKSSVSEVLNRDGTGKSAHVGKSQSTAKSW; via the coding sequence ATGCTTTTATTTCCTAGTGCCTTGTTCGCCGCTACGGCTGCGGCCCCAGCGCCTACTGCTGGGCTGGGGGCCTCCATCGCTGGGTTTGCTCCGTTGGTTTTCATATTTTTGATTTTCTACTTCTTGGTCATAAGGCCACAACAGAAAAAGCTCAGGGAGCATAACAAGTTGTTGGACAGCATAAAAAAGGGGGACAAGGTCATAGCGTCAGGTGGGCTCTTGGGTACGGTAACTAAGGTTGATGCAAGCAACGGGCACCTGCACATAGAAGTTGCAACAGGAGTGGAAGTTAGGGTGCTGAAGTCGTCTGTGTCAGAGGTGCTTAATAGGGATGGAACCGGTAAGAGTGCCCATGTGGGCAAGTCTCAGTCAACTGCAAAAAGCTGGTAG
- a CDS encoding response regulator transcription factor, which translates to MRILLIEDDVACARAVEASLSSEGHFCETMASAQDCYGSIIPKNDDYDVVILDIHFPGKVDGYDILVKLRESGIKVPVLILSCISSVAHKVKGLYYGADDYITKPFHKSELLARIKAIVRRTRGHPESIVRVGNISINLDHKCVECNGEIIHLTKKEYGMIELLSSRLGTVLTKEMFLSHLYRELDEPSDDKIIDVFMCKLRKKLKVANNGKNYIETVWGRGYVLKECASDDEESNNKGSGSVNKASDSDAKNSSGNNSKGARPGYNKWSADGECGGAGKTEERRNYAEEA; encoded by the coding sequence ATGCGTATACTGTTGATAGAAGATGATGTTGCTTGTGCCAGGGCAGTGGAGGCTTCTCTGTCTTCAGAAGGGCATTTTTGTGAGACCATGGCCTCCGCTCAGGACTGTTACGGTAGTATAATTCCCAAGAATGACGACTACGACGTCGTAATATTGGATATACACTTTCCCGGCAAGGTGGATGGTTATGACATACTAGTGAAGCTTAGGGAGTCTGGGATCAAGGTTCCCGTTCTGATACTGTCTTGCATATCTTCTGTGGCGCACAAGGTTAAAGGTCTCTACTACGGGGCTGACGATTACATTACTAAGCCTTTCCACAAAAGTGAGCTGCTTGCCAGGATAAAGGCCATAGTGCGCAGAACTAGGGGGCACCCAGAATCTATAGTGCGTGTGGGCAACATCTCCATTAATCTAGATCACAAATGTGTCGAATGTAACGGTGAGATTATCCACCTTACCAAGAAGGAGTACGGAATGATTGAGCTACTGTCCTCCCGCCTTGGTACCGTGCTAACAAAGGAAATGTTCCTGTCCCACCTGTACAGAGAATTGGACGAGCCGTCCGATGACAAAATTATAGACGTCTTCATGTGCAAGCTACGCAAAAAGCTTAAGGTAGCGAACAACGGAAAAAATTACATAGAGACCGTGTGGGGTAGGGGGTACGTGCTCAAGGAATGCGCAAGCGATGACGAAGAGAGCAACAATAAGGGCTCTGGTAGCGTTAATAAGGCCAGCGACAGTGACGCCAAGAATAGCAGCGGCAACAACAGCAAGGGTGCTAGGCCTGGGTATAACAAGTGGTCTGCCGATGGTGAATGCGGTGGTGCGGGTAAAACGGAAGAACGCAGGAATTATGCCGAGGAAGCCTAA